In the genome of Amaranthus tricolor cultivar Red isolate AtriRed21 chromosome 15, ASM2621246v1, whole genome shotgun sequence, one region contains:
- the LOC130801093 gene encoding uncharacterized protein LOC130801093, whose amino-acid sequence MCKAPVLKLPAFTKPFKLECDASGTGIGAVLVQEDRSVHPFILYTNHESLKNIHGQQKLNPRHARWVEFLQTFNFSAKYKTGKTNVIADALRRRHSLLAILEARILGFKIIKEQYPGDPDFNILYTACLTEPQGLFYIQQGFLFKGNRLCIPKTPLRTLLIKEVHEGSLAGHFGIQKTLYMVSQHFY is encoded by the exons ATGTGCAAAGCTCCTGTCCTAAAATTACCTGCCTTTACAAAACCTTTTAAATTAGAGTGTGATGCTAGTGGAACAGGCATAGGGGCAGTTCTAGTGCAAGAGGATAGATCA GTGCACCCTTTCATATTATACACTAACCATGAATCTCTTAAAAACATACATGGCCAACAAAAACTCAATCCTAGGCATGCTAGATGGGTAGAATTTTTGCAAACCTTTAATTTTTCAGCCAAATACAAGACTGGGAAAACTAATGTCATAGCAGATGCCCTAAGAAGGAGACACAGCTTGTTGGCTATCCTTGAAGCCAGAATCTTGGGgtttaaaataatcaaagaaCAATATCCAGGAGACCCTGATTTCAACATCCTTTATACAGCTTGTTTAACGGAACCTCAAGGATTATTTTACATACAACAAGGATTCCTTTTTAAaggaaatagattatgcataCCTAAAACACCCCTAAGGACTTTGTTGATTAAGGAGGTGCACGAGGGAAGTTTGGCTGGGCACTTTGGGATTCAGAAAACCCTTTACATGGTCAGTCAACATTTCTATTAG